One genomic region from Strix uralensis isolate ZFMK-TIS-50842 chromosome 5, bStrUra1, whole genome shotgun sequence encodes:
- the CMAS gene encoding N-acylneuraminate cytidylyltransferase, whose protein sequence is MEAGAGGSRAHLAALVLARGGSKGIPLKNIKLLAGVPLIGWVLRAAIDAGVFHSVWVSTDHDEIEKVAKQFGAQVHRRSPEVSQDSSTSLEAIREFLNHHHEVDIVGNIQATSPCLHPSDLIKVADLIQKEGFDSVFSVVRRHQFRWSEVKKGGSKMTEPQNLNPAKRYRRQDWAGELYENGSFYFAKRHLIEKGYLQGGKMAYYEMRAEHSVDIDIDIDWPIAEQRVLSFGYFGKDPLKEVKLLVCSIDGCLTNGRIYVTEDQKEMVSYDYRDIVGINLLKKRGIQVRLISERDCSKTLSAMQLGCIAKVSATNKLQVLEDWQKDMGLSWKEIAYLGNEESDVECLRKAGMSGVPADACTVAQKAAGYICKSSGGCGAVREFAEHIFMLLEKVNSARKQMEEMSSAGKEMGGK, encoded by the exons ATggaggcgggcgcggggggcTCGCGCGCCCACCTGGCCGCGCTGGTGCTGGCGCGCGGCGGCAGCAAGGGCATCCCGCTGAAGAACATCAAGCTGCTGGCGGGGGTGCCGCTCATCGGCTGGGTGCTGCGCGCCGCCATCGACGCCGGCGTATTCCACAG TGTATGGGTTTCTACAGACCATGATGAAATTGAGAAGGTTGCAAAGCAGTTTGGTGCTCAAGTTCATCGCAGAAGCCCTGAAGTTTCTCAAGACTCCTCAACTTCTCTAGAAGCTATCAGAGAGTTTCTTAATCATCATCATG aggtTGATATTGTAGGAAATATTCAAGCAACATCTCCCTGTTTACATCCCAGTGATCTTATAAAAGTGGCAGATCTGATCCAGAAGGAGGGGTTTGATTCTGTCTTCTCTGTTGTGAGACGGCATCAATTTAGATGGAGTGAGGTAAAAAAAGGAG GAAGCAAAATGACAGAGCCCCAAAACCTGAATCCAGCAAAACGGTACCGGAGGCAAGATTGGGCTGGGGAGCTGTATGAAAATGGCTCATTTTATTTTGCCAAGAGACATTTGATTGAGAAAGGCTACTTGCAG GGTGGTAAGATGGCCTACTATGAAATGCGTGCAGAACACAGTGTGGATATTGATATAGACATTGATTGGCCTATTGCAGAGCAGAGAGTATTGAG CTTTGGATATTTCGGCAAAGACCCATTAAAAGAGGTGAAGCTATTGGTTTGCAGTATTGATGGATGCCTGACAAATGGTCGCATTTATGTGACAGAAGATCAGAAGGAAATGGTCTCCTACGATTATAGAGATATTGTTGGTATAAATCTATTAAAGAAAAGAGGAATCCAG GTTCGACTCATCTCTGAAAGAGATTGTTCAAAAACATTGTCAGCCATGCAGCTGGGATGTATAGCAAAAGTTAGTGCAACAAATAAATTACAAGTCCTGGAGGACTGGCAAAAAGACATGGGTTTGAGCTGGAAAGAAATCGCTTACTTGG GAAATGAAGAGTCGGATGTGGAATGCCTGAGGAAAGCTGGCATGAGTGGTGTGCCTGCTGATGCTTGTACAGTTGCTCAGAAGGCTGCTGGTTATATTTGTAAAAGCAGTGGTGGCTGTGGAGCTGTCCGGGAGTTTGCAGAACACATATTCATGTTGTTAGAAAAAGTGAACTCTGCAAGGAAGCAAATGGAGGAAATGAGTTcagcaggaaaggaaatgggGGGGAAATGA